The DNA region TCGCTGCCCTGCTCGCCTGCGTTTATTTGATCGCGCAGCCCGTGCTGCTATCGATCGACGGACTCGTCGAGGGAAGCGCGTTACTTGAACGTAGCCTGCGCGTTACGTTGATGATCATTGCCGCCATTATCACCTGGGATTGCTGGCAGGCGATTCGCTTGATTCGTTCGCCTGCCACGGCCTTGTCGGACTAACGCTCACCCGATAAAACGGCCCTTTGTTTTGCGCGCTGCGACAATGTTGAGTCGGAAAAATGGCGGAATGTAAACAAGGGTAAATGCAATCCGCGGATGGCTTGCTGTGAACAGTGAATATGCAATAGTCGAGTATTGCCGTATTCGCTCTACTTTCCATCATGCCTTCACCCGTAAAACTGCTGATCATCGATGACGACCCGGAATATCTTGATCTACTGGTCGCACTGCTCGCTAACTATTCAACGCAGTTTCAGGTTGATACCGCGAGCAGTTTTGAGGATGGTCGGCAATCCATCGCTCTCAACGAGCATGATATTTATGTCTCTGACTACAGTCTCGACAATCGTCACACGGGATTGGAGTATCTTGCCTACGCGACCGAACAACGTAAGCCGCTGATTGTGATCACCGCCGATGACCGAACAATCATCGGCGACACGGCGATTCGCTCAGGCGCTTGTGATTTTGTCATGAAACAAGAAATTACGGCGCCCCTGTTATTTCGAATTCTGCGTAATTCACTCGAGCGACATCAGCGCTTGATGGACATCGTTGCGCATCAGGAAAAGCTAGCCGCCCAACTATCGGTCGACCCTCTTACCGGTCTGGCAACGCGTGCGCACATACGGCATCAAGTTGAATCGTCTTTAATGCAATCAAGAAGCTCAACCGGCGCGTTGCTGTACATCGATTTAGATGGATTCAAGCCAGTCAATGATCGATACGGGCACGCGGCAGGCGATCAAATACTGCAGCTCGTTGCACAGCGCTTTATCGCCAACGTTCACGCTCACGATATCGTAGCTCGCTTGGGCGGCGATGAGTTTCTCATTTATCTCAACACCGTCGAAAACGGCGAAGCATTTGAACACACCGTGAAACGGATCGCCGGACAGCTTCTCATCGAACTTGCCCATCCCTATTCTGTTGTTCCGCCTGCTCAATCGACGAGTATTCGTCTGCACATCAGCGCGAGCATCGGTATCATTCATACACCTCATCAGAATCGTACGTATCGAGAACTCTTGCACTGCGCGGACTTAGCCATGTACGAAGCAAAATCGGCGGGCCGCAATCAATACAAAGTGTTCACCGAGGATCTCCTCTCTCGCCCGGCATAACGACGGACTCGCCAAATCGCGTTACTTCCAAGCCGATCGGCCGCAGGGTATTTCGCGTTTGGGCGCACAACGATCTCAATGTCGTTTTGCGTAAACCACCACACTAGCCAATAATAGGTTTCTCATTCGGTTATCGTGACAATCGCTATTGATGTTGTGTCAAAACTGCAGTGCCGAGCTCGATGAAACCCATGCCTATTGCCCAGCGTGTGGTCAGGAGGTCGCCGAGGGGCGCGACCGCAGCGTCATGCACTTGCTCCGCTCTGGCTTCGTTGAATTGACGTCGGTCGACAGCCGACTATGGCGCTCGCTCGGCACCCTTTTTTTTCGGCCCGGCACACTGTCATCGGCGTATCGCACCGGGCGCCGACGATACTATTTGTCTCCCATCGGCCTTTTCTTACTTGGAAACCTACTGTATTTCTTAGCACCGCCGCTTTCTGATTTGCAGCTGTCGCTGACCGAGCAATATGAACTTCAGCCATATCGGGCACTGGTGATTGAATGGGTGGATTGCTATCTGGCCAAAGGGGACCTCTCTTTTGCCGACATTGAACGCCACTACGAGCTCAAAGTCGCTGAGCTTGCGAAGCTAATGGTCATTTTGCATGTGCCCTTGATGGCAATGTTTACGCAGCTGCTCTTTATCGACCGACGACTGTATTACGCCGATCACGTAGTCGTAGCGCTTCACTACTTCGCGTTTATTATGATTTACCTCATAGCGATGAGTTCGATATTCAGCTTGATCTTTTGGCTCTTACCGGATGACTGGAAGACACGTATAC from Pseudomonadota bacterium includes:
- a CDS encoding DUF3667 domain-containing protein, which codes for MLCQNCSAELDETHAYCPACGQEVAEGRDRSVMHLLRSGFVELTSVDSRLWRSLGTLFFRPGTLSSAYRTGRRRYYLSPIGLFLLGNLLYFLAPPLSDLQLSLTEQYELQPYRALVIEWVDCYLAKGDLSFADIERHYELKVAELAKLMVILHVPLMAMFTQLLFIDRRLYYADHVVVALHYFAFIMIYLIAMSSIFSLIFWLLPDDWKTRIPNLSPVILAVLFVYATPMLKRGMGVSWWRAIVTTPLFIIAFFFAHFAYRLLQFVIGFSLVTIA
- a CDS encoding GGDEF domain-containing response regulator, translated to MPSPVKLLIIDDDPEYLDLLVALLANYSTQFQVDTASSFEDGRQSIALNEHDIYVSDYSLDNRHTGLEYLAYATEQRKPLIVITADDRTIIGDTAIRSGACDFVMKQEITAPLLFRILRNSLERHQRLMDIVAHQEKLAAQLSVDPLTGLATRAHIRHQVESSLMQSRSSTGALLYIDLDGFKPVNDRYGHAAGDQILQLVAQRFIANVHAHDIVARLGGDEFLIYLNTVENGEAFEHTVKRIAGQLLIELAHPYSVVPPAQSTSIRLHISASIGIIHTPHQNRTYRELLHCADLAMYEAKSAGRNQYKVFTEDLLSRPA